A window from Elusimicrobiota bacterium encodes these proteins:
- a CDS encoding M48 family metalloprotease: protein MTRVRALTRSAAAVMAAVLVLSCPGQEAFAQTVRVARPGPSAGAVSLIPSAALPSGASLPLTGAPLSAPALSPALAAPSIDPAPRPAAPVRAAAAAPSPVRLKAAVPSAKELERRTAGLKERAAEQKLIDRVLKVSIALERIETGGAAREEDLKATADRAWSEGLPAPASEAAVPAAPSSPSPVLAKAGGAGPDRMNGPPSAQAPAPVKPKPAFFRTKAKEAKLALGRVLDRALSSVGSLSRRLPAPLVTVTAAVATFAADHAARLLLPAVFGFTPAVGLWVLAGLGGVMIPALVATRIALARGGDPAHAPLTRYADGLLGVFAGAAAVTALGLTGLDLTAAFLGAAVKGAGLVSLAPLLGALAFMAALPVVYGAGHTAWGLRNKVRIAPEFPVEIPFSLMLLPMLFSPMMRFISLTGGVTDLLAFPLLFAAVAAYRLSRRFLTRMTAKGASPAAAGFSVRELLTRWRLDRIPGEATTPEREIRRARVQAAWWGGALVLGSLALLSLLKLSVPAALAAAGASLTGSLMTMAPMIVLSGFAAALFMRVKRVSSGPYVETVRDLARRAKVPMPRVYAGASTGDPNAFAAGGVQLLSVVAVKGYITRLMTVREMSGVLAHELSHVKYRHMLTLFASIACLQLLSGGAVTLWQMALGYWTPLLWMIGAMGLTRANERMADAGAAKLTGDPRGLATGLRKFALLGLEDDKMPHREGSWLYRLLLSHPDPLERVQTLGRMIEKPR, encoded by the coding sequence ATGACACGAGTTCGGGCGCTGACCAGGAGCGCGGCCGCGGTCATGGCCGCCGTTCTCGTCCTGTCCTGCCCCGGCCAGGAAGCCTTCGCTCAGACGGTGCGCGTCGCGCGGCCGGGGCCGTCCGCCGGAGCGGTCTCACTCATCCCCTCGGCGGCCCTCCCGTCCGGAGCCTCGCTCCCGCTCACGGGCGCCCCGCTCTCCGCGCCGGCCCTCTCGCCGGCCTTGGCGGCGCCGTCGATCGACCCCGCGCCGCGTCCCGCCGCGCCGGTCCGCGCGGCCGCCGCGGCGCCGTCCCCCGTCCGGCTCAAGGCCGCCGTACCGAGCGCGAAGGAGCTCGAGCGGCGGACCGCCGGCCTCAAGGAGCGCGCGGCCGAGCAGAAGCTCATCGATCGCGTCCTCAAGGTGTCCATCGCGCTCGAGAGGATCGAGACCGGCGGCGCGGCCCGGGAGGAGGATCTCAAGGCCACCGCGGACCGGGCTTGGAGCGAGGGCCTTCCCGCGCCGGCCTCCGAGGCCGCGGTCCCGGCCGCGCCTTCGTCCCCGAGCCCCGTCCTTGCGAAAGCCGGCGGCGCCGGGCCGGACCGGATGAACGGTCCTCCCTCCGCGCAGGCGCCCGCGCCCGTCAAGCCCAAGCCCGCTTTTTTCCGTACCAAGGCCAAGGAGGCGAAGCTCGCCCTGGGCCGAGTCCTGGACCGCGCCCTTTCCTCCGTCGGTTCGCTGTCGCGCCGTCTCCCGGCGCCGCTCGTGACGGTCACGGCGGCCGTCGCGACCTTCGCCGCCGACCATGCGGCGCGCCTGCTCCTTCCCGCGGTGTTCGGCTTCACGCCGGCCGTCGGCCTCTGGGTCCTGGCGGGCCTGGGCGGCGTGATGATCCCCGCCCTCGTCGCGACGCGGATCGCCCTGGCCCGCGGAGGCGACCCGGCGCACGCGCCGCTGACGCGCTACGCCGACGGCCTCCTCGGCGTGTTCGCCGGCGCCGCGGCCGTGACCGCCCTCGGACTGACGGGGCTCGATCTGACCGCCGCGTTCTTGGGTGCCGCGGTCAAGGGCGCCGGGCTCGTCAGCCTGGCCCCCCTGCTGGGAGCGCTCGCCTTCATGGCCGCCCTGCCCGTCGTCTACGGCGCCGGGCACACGGCCTGGGGCCTGCGGAACAAGGTCCGGATCGCGCCGGAGTTCCCCGTGGAGATCCCGTTCAGCCTCATGCTCCTGCCCATGCTCTTCTCCCCGATGATGCGCTTCATCTCCCTGACCGGCGGCGTCACCGACCTCCTCGCCTTCCCCCTGCTGTTCGCCGCCGTCGCCGCCTACCGGCTCAGCCGCCGCTTCCTGACGCGCATGACGGCGAAGGGCGCCTCGCCGGCGGCCGCCGGGTTCTCCGTCCGGGAGCTCCTGACGCGCTGGCGCCTCGACCGGATCCCCGGGGAGGCCACGACCCCCGAGAGGGAGATCCGCCGCGCCCGCGTCCAGGCCGCGTGGTGGGGCGGGGCCCTGGTCCTGGGCAGCCTCGCTCTGCTCTCGCTGCTCAAGCTGTCGGTGCCCGCGGCCCTCGCGGCGGCGGGCGCCTCGTTGACGGGCTCGCTCATGACCATGGCGCCGATGATCGTCCTGTCGGGCTTCGCCGCGGCCCTCTTCATGCGGGTCAAGCGCGTCTCCTCGGGCCCGTACGTCGAGACGGTCCGGGACCTCGCGCGGCGGGCGAAGGTGCCGATGCCGCGCGTGTACGCCGGCGCGAGCACCGGCGACCCCAACGCCTTCGCCGCGGGCGGCGTCCAGCTCCTCTCCGTGGTGGCGGTCAAGGGCTACATCACGCGCCTCATGACCGTCCGCGAGATGAGCGGCGTGCTGGCGCACGAGCTCAGCCACGTGAAGTACCGCCACATGCTGACCCTGTTCGCCTCCATCGCCTGCCTCCAGCTCCTCTCCGGCGGCGCGGTCACGCTGTGGCAGATGGCGCTGGGCTATTGGACGCCCCTGCTCTGGATGATCGGGGCCATGGGGCTGACCCGGGCCAACGAACGCATGGCGGACGCCGGCGCGGCGAAGCTCACCGGCGACCCTCGCGGCCTGGCCACGGGCCTGCGCAAGTTCGCGCTGCTCGGCCTCGAGGACGATAAGATGCCGCACCGCGAGGGCAGCTGGCTGTACCGGCTGCTGCTGTCCCACCCCGACCCGCTGGAACGCGTCCAGACCTTGGGCCGGATGATCGAGAAGCCCCGATAG
- a CDS encoding DMT family transporter, with the protein MRPLLLVIAVVCLSLPALLIRGARAPIEAIGFWRLFLACAVLAPWAWSRRKTMTVPVSRSIAIAGTLFFLHLWTFTWAVSHTSVAHLMLAFSTHPVWTGLGAWLLFKEPLGRRELGAFALAAAGVVLLFGGSLRMGGSGLAGDLSALLSAMFFSAWVLAGRRVRRGLDTVSFLFAAYATAALLFLAAGAARGGAWSGWPASTWAALATLAFAVSLGGHGLFTYLLNAYGVLALSCAKLVEPILAAVGAFWLFGEPLSPRLGAAFALIATGVVVLLRSPRGRPGPREDLAEA; encoded by the coding sequence GTGCGTCCCCTCCTTCTCGTCATCGCGGTGGTGTGCCTGTCCCTTCCCGCCCTGCTGATCCGCGGCGCGCGCGCGCCGATCGAGGCCATCGGCTTCTGGCGCCTGTTCCTCGCCTGCGCCGTCCTGGCTCCGTGGGCCTGGAGCCGCCGCAAGACCATGACCGTTCCCGTGAGCCGGTCCATCGCGATCGCCGGGACTTTGTTCTTCCTCCATCTGTGGACCTTCACCTGGGCCGTGTCGCACACGAGCGTGGCCCACCTCATGCTCGCCTTCTCGACGCATCCGGTGTGGACGGGGCTCGGGGCGTGGCTTCTCTTCAAGGAGCCCCTCGGGCGCCGGGAGCTCGGCGCCTTCGCGCTCGCGGCGGCGGGCGTCGTCCTGCTGTTCGGCGGCTCGCTGCGCATGGGCGGGTCGGGCCTCGCGGGAGACCTCTCCGCGCTGCTCTCGGCGATGTTCTTCTCCGCCTGGGTGCTCGCCGGCCGGCGCGTCCGGCGCGGCCTCGACACGGTCAGCTTCCTGTTCGCGGCCTACGCGACCGCCGCGCTCCTGTTCCTCGCCGCGGGCGCGGCGCGGGGCGGCGCCTGGTCGGGCTGGCCCGCGTCCACCTGGGCGGCGCTCGCGACCTTGGCCTTCGCGGTCAGCCTCGGCGGCCACGGCCTGTTCACCTACCTGCTCAACGCCTACGGCGTGCTCGCGCTCAGCTGCGCCAAGCTGGTCGAGCCGATCCTGGCCGCGGTCGGCGCCTTCTGGCTGTTCGGCGAGCCGCTCTCGCCGCGGCTCGGCGCGGCCTTCGCGCTCATCGCGACGGGCGTCGTCGTCCTGCTCCGCTCCCCCCGGGGAAGGCCGGGACCGCGCGAGGACCTGGCCGAAGCCTAG